From one Streptomyces sp. NBC_01478 genomic stretch:
- a CDS encoding alpha/beta hydrolase: MSRQQRQALDEMLRHGPLDLGGDVDRQRALFHDMMTSIPLPPDVSTTEGELGGVPVVTVGTPANDPATVLLYLHGGAYVIGSAADAAGLAAEVSRRTGARAVCVDYRLAPEHPFPAAVDDALAVYRALLDDGVPSSAIAFVGESAGGGLVAATLVAAKDAGLPQPSSAAVFSPWADLTVSGDSAKSKADVDASLTPEGLRTRARDYLGDTDPTDPHASPVFAELTGLAPLFIQVGSYEILLDDAVRLAARAAEHDVHVELQVWPQVPHVFQAFAAMLDEGAAALDAAGAFIRARWADVDASREAGE, translated from the coding sequence CGGCAGCGCGCCCTCTTCCACGACATGATGACGTCCATCCCGCTGCCGCCCGACGTCTCGACCACCGAGGGCGAACTGGGCGGCGTACCGGTCGTCACCGTCGGGACGCCGGCGAACGACCCGGCGACCGTCCTGCTGTACCTGCACGGTGGCGCGTATGTCATCGGCTCCGCGGCCGACGCCGCCGGTCTGGCCGCCGAGGTCTCCCGGCGCACCGGTGCGCGCGCCGTCTGCGTCGACTACCGGCTGGCACCCGAGCACCCGTTTCCCGCGGCCGTCGACGACGCCCTCGCCGTGTACCGGGCCCTGCTCGACGACGGAGTTCCCAGTTCCGCCATCGCCTTCGTCGGTGAGTCCGCGGGCGGCGGGCTCGTCGCCGCGACACTGGTCGCCGCTAAGGACGCGGGGCTGCCCCAGCCCTCCTCGGCCGCGGTCTTCTCCCCGTGGGCCGACCTGACCGTGTCCGGCGACAGCGCGAAGAGCAAGGCCGACGTCGACGCCTCCCTCACCCCGGAAGGCCTGCGCACCCGTGCCCGCGACTACCTCGGCGACACGGACCCGACCGACCCGCATGCCAGCCCCGTCTTCGCCGAACTGACCGGCCTCGCGCCCCTGTTCATCCAGGTCGGCTCCTACGAGATCCTCCTGGACGACGCCGTACGGCTGGCAGCGCGCGCCGCCGAGCACGACGTCCACGTGGAACTCCAGGTCTGGCCCCAAGTGCCGCACGTCTTCCAGGCGTTCGCCGCGATGCTCGACGAGGGTGCCGCCGCGCTCGACGCCGCCGGCGCTTTCATCCGGGCCCGGTGGGCCGACGTCGACGCATCGCGCGAAGCCGGCGAGTGA